Proteins encoded in a region of the Phacochoerus africanus isolate WHEZ1 chromosome 8, ROS_Pafr_v1, whole genome shotgun sequence genome:
- the NPPB gene encoding natriuretic peptides B: MGPRMALPCVLLLLFLHLLLLGCHSHPLGGAGLASELPGIQGLLDRLRDRVSKLQAERTDLEPLQQDHGLPEAWEAREAAPTGVLGPRSSIFQVLRGIRSPKTMRDSGCFGRRLDRIGSLSGLGCNVLRRY; encoded by the exons ATGGGCCCCCGGATGGCGCTTCCCTGCGTGCTCCTGCTCCTGTTCTTGCACCTGTTGCTGCTAGGATGCCATTCCCATCCACTGGGTGGCGCTGGCCTGGCCTCAGAACTGCCGGGGATACAG GGGCTGCTGGACCGCCTGCGAGACAGGGTCTCCAAGCTGCAGGCGGAGCGGACGGACCTGGAGCCCCTCCAGCAGGACCATGGCCTCCCAGAAGCCTGGGAGGCGAGGGAAGCAGCCCCCACGGGGGTTCTTGGGCCCCGCAGTAGCATCTTCCAAGTCCTCCGGGGAATACGCAGCCCCAAGACGATGCGTGACTCTGGCTGCTTTGGGCGGAGGCTGGACCGGATCGGCTCCCTCAGCGGCCTGGGCTGCAATG TGCTCAGGAGGTACTGA